In a genomic window of Virgibacillus sp. SK37:
- a CDS encoding TetR/AcrR family transcriptional regulator: protein MDKKPSRPLGRPKSTQQKQPTNELILQAASTLFMENSFADVSMDDVASASNVTKATVYYYYKTKSDLYTDAMVKLMYRVRKQIIELLRQPIELKTKLQQVAEVYLQIAVHLDMDFFIQNAKSMLDHDQIKAIHTAEDYMYEGMEEIFEEAIANGEIRQVNPAFTVHSYISLLNAGNYQNANGDTLFTNSQEAAKEIVDFFWRSVMIDKS from the coding sequence ATGGATAAAAAGCCTAGCCGCCCACTTGGCCGCCCTAAATCAACCCAACAGAAGCAACCTACGAATGAGCTGATTCTCCAAGCTGCTTCCACGCTCTTTATGGAAAATAGCTTTGCAGATGTTTCCATGGATGACGTTGCTTCAGCTTCGAATGTGACGAAGGCTACTGTTTATTATTACTATAAAACAAAATCGGACCTCTACACAGATGCTATGGTTAAGCTCATGTACCGGGTTCGAAAACAGATTATTGAACTGCTCCGTCAACCAATAGAATTAAAAACAAAATTGCAACAGGTGGCTGAAGTATACTTACAGATAGCAGTACATCTGGATATGGATTTTTTTATTCAGAATGCGAAAAGTATGCTTGACCATGACCAAATAAAAGCAATTCATACTGCCGAAGATTACATGTACGAGGGAATGGAAGAAATTTTTGAGGAAGCAATAGCTAACGGAGAAATTAGACAGGTTAATCCTGCATTTACCGTACATTCCTATATATCTCTTCTTAATGCGGGCAATTATCAAAATGCAAATGGAGACACATTATTTACCAATTCTCAAGAAGCTGCTAAGGAAATTGTAGACTTCTTCTGGAGAAGCGTCATGATAGATAAATCATAA
- a CDS encoding MMPL family transporter — MTRKGEFLKNLLANWGKSIGPKTRWLTIILWVLLVGVVSVVWPQVNSQETKSNQLLPEDIMSVEASKIADEQFSEDAGVPLLLAWYTNDGLSEEDYKQIQELYGKLEDQPLDHQKTIPPFANMPPQALKEAASEDGKALTTPVIFKESASTEELQQSLDDLQKRVESVIGESVLDSDLKENGLHLRLTGPVGIQTDATSLFSSADVTLLIATVLLVLILLIILYRSPILAIVPLVAVGVAYGLISPLLGFMAKQNWIEVDAQAISIMTVLLFGAGTDYCLFLISRYREELRLESNKYTALHKAVTGTGGAIMISALTTVTGLLTLALAYYGSYDRFAVPFSLSIFIMGIAALTLLPAILAILGRFAFIPFIPRTEEMIQKVEQKKGKKLRRPQATGPFGRALGRWSTEKPWLIIISCVIVLGGLAAFVPQAKYTYGLLDSFPEDMPSREGFEVIAEHYPPGEIAPIQVIVDSQGKEVSLKEELEEMKWVETVSEPATGSKNENYQQYEITLSIDPYSNKAIEYIPKLKNNIEEYMQGEGLAADETVWLGGETATLSDTEEVTSRDQSIIIPAVLIIIALLLLVYLRSIVAMVYLLATVLLSYLAALGLGWIIIHYGLGATAMQGLIPVYSFVFLVALGEDYNIFMASSIWKKSKHKPLKQAISEGVSETSSVIGSAGLILAGTFSVLAILPLQVLVHFGTVTAIGVLLDTFVVRPLLVPALTTVLGRYAFWPGKLWKKKEHDKEVSS, encoded by the coding sequence ATGACGAGAAAGGGTGAGTTTTTGAAAAATTTACTTGCAAATTGGGGAAAAAGTATAGGCCCGAAAACACGTTGGCTGACAATCATTCTGTGGGTATTGTTAGTTGGAGTTGTTTCTGTAGTATGGCCCCAAGTAAATAGTCAGGAAACAAAATCAAACCAACTTCTTCCAGAAGATATAATGTCCGTGGAGGCTTCCAAAATTGCCGATGAACAATTTTCAGAGGATGCGGGTGTACCATTGCTCTTAGCATGGTATACAAATGATGGCTTAAGTGAAGAAGATTATAAACAAATTCAAGAGCTTTACGGAAAATTGGAAGACCAGCCTCTTGATCATCAAAAAACAATCCCGCCGTTTGCGAACATGCCCCCTCAAGCTTTAAAGGAAGCGGCATCGGAGGATGGAAAGGCATTAACTACGCCAGTGATCTTTAAAGAGAGCGCCTCAACAGAGGAATTGCAACAATCGCTTGATGATTTGCAGAAAAGGGTAGAATCCGTGATAGGGGAAAGCGTTCTCGACTCAGATTTAAAAGAGAACGGATTACACCTCCGCTTAACAGGTCCGGTGGGGATACAGACAGACGCTACTTCGTTATTTAGCAGTGCGGATGTGACACTTTTAATTGCTACAGTATTGCTTGTACTTATATTACTCATTATCCTTTATCGATCTCCGATTCTTGCCATTGTGCCCCTTGTGGCAGTAGGTGTTGCATATGGATTAATAAGTCCCTTGCTTGGTTTCATGGCTAAGCAAAATTGGATTGAGGTAGATGCACAGGCAATTTCGATTATGACGGTTCTATTGTTTGGAGCAGGTACTGATTATTGCTTGTTCTTAATCTCTCGCTATCGCGAAGAGTTACGGCTTGAGTCAAATAAATACACGGCATTACATAAGGCAGTGACAGGCACAGGTGGGGCCATCATGATTAGTGCCTTAACAACTGTTACTGGTCTATTGACATTAGCACTAGCTTATTATGGCTCTTATGACCGTTTTGCTGTTCCGTTTAGTTTGTCTATTTTTATTATGGGAATTGCTGCATTAACTCTATTACCTGCAATATTAGCTATTCTGGGACGATTTGCATTTATCCCGTTTATTCCAAGAACAGAGGAAATGATCCAGAAAGTAGAGCAGAAAAAAGGGAAAAAGCTTCGCAGACCACAGGCTACTGGCCCATTTGGCAGAGCATTAGGACGCTGGTCTACAGAAAAGCCATGGCTCATAATCATTAGCTGTGTCATTGTATTAGGAGGATTGGCTGCATTTGTTCCACAAGCTAAATACACGTACGGATTACTTGATTCCTTTCCGGAAGATATGCCATCAAGAGAGGGTTTTGAAGTAATTGCAGAACACTATCCACCAGGGGAAATCGCTCCTATCCAGGTGATTGTGGATAGTCAAGGTAAAGAGGTTTCCTTAAAAGAGGAACTGGAAGAGATGAAATGGGTAGAAACAGTAAGTGAACCAGCTACAGGTTCCAAAAATGAAAACTACCAGCAATATGAAATCACTTTATCCATTGATCCATACTCAAATAAAGCAATTGAATATATTCCTAAGCTAAAAAATAATATTGAGGAATATATGCAAGGAGAAGGATTAGCTGCAGATGAAACGGTTTGGCTTGGTGGTGAGACAGCAACATTATCTGATACAGAGGAAGTAACAAGTCGAGATCAATCCATTATCATTCCAGCTGTATTAATTATCATTGCATTGTTACTTCTCGTTTACCTTCGTTCCATAGTAGCAATGGTTTACTTGCTTGCAACGGTACTGTTATCGTATTTAGCAGCCCTTGGACTTGGTTGGATTATTATTCATTACGGGCTTGGAGCTACTGCAATGCAAGGGTTAATTCCTGTTTATAGTTTCGTTTTCCTCGTAGCGTTAGGTGAAGATTATAACATCTTTATGGCCTCTAGTATTTGGAAGAAGAGTAAGCATAAGCCACTCAAGCAGGCGATTAGTGAGGGAGTTAGCGAAACAAGTAGTGTGATTGGGTCTGCCGGTCTAATTCTAGCAGGTACCTTCTCCGTCCTTGCCATTTTACCGCTACAGGTTTTGGTTCATTTTGGTACAGTGACAGCGATCGGTGTACTTCTCGATACGTTCGTCGTTCGGCCACTACTTGTACCAGCATTAACGACCGTTCTGGGCAGATATGCATTTTGGCCAGGGAAGCTATGGAAGAAAAAAGAGCATGATAAGGAAGTAAGCAGCTAG
- a CDS encoding AAA family ATPase, producing the protein MTNEYSLPDQINQLLTSNRRQADHFTELIRKGNYMPETADVLIDAISALSMGKNVLLKGPTGSGKTKFAETLSYLFNQPMFSVNSSVDLDAESLLGFKTLEYKDGQQQIEFVPGPVINAMNYGTFLYIDEINMAKPETLPLINGVLDYRRTLTNPFTNEIVSAKEGFGVIAAINEGYVGTVPLNEALKNRFVVIEVSYIQGEQLKELIRISTKLSDETLIDLFVKLSEDLIFAVSQGKIAEDAASVRALLDACDLSAIIPSKRAIQRAITDKLDEAREREFVANIAETLFR; encoded by the coding sequence ATGACTAACGAATATTCCTTACCAGATCAAATTAATCAATTATTAACTTCAAATAGAAGACAAGCCGACCATTTCACGGAGCTTATTCGCAAAGGAAATTATATGCCGGAAACAGCAGATGTACTTATCGATGCCATATCCGCATTGAGTATGGGTAAGAATGTCCTCTTAAAGGGTCCAACCGGGTCAGGGAAGACAAAATTCGCCGAGACACTTTCCTATTTATTTAATCAGCCCATGTTTAGTGTGAATTCATCCGTTGATTTGGATGCAGAAAGTCTGCTTGGATTCAAGACCTTGGAATACAAAGATGGGCAGCAGCAAATTGAGTTTGTTCCCGGACCTGTTATTAACGCTATGAATTATGGAACTTTCTTATATATTGATGAAATAAATATGGCTAAGCCTGAGACACTCCCCCTTATTAATGGGGTGTTGGATTACAGAAGAACGCTTACTAATCCGTTTACGAATGAAATTGTTTCTGCCAAGGAGGGTTTCGGTGTTATTGCAGCTATCAATGAAGGGTATGTGGGCACAGTACCATTAAATGAAGCGTTGAAGAACCGGTTTGTAGTCATTGAGGTTTCTTATATACAGGGGGAACAATTGAAAGAACTGATTCGCATCTCCACAAAGCTTTCCGATGAAACATTAATCGACTTATTTGTTAAGTTATCCGAAGATCTTATCTTCGCGGTTTCCCAAGGGAAAATAGCAGAAGATGCTGCCTCTGTTCGTGCTCTATTGGATGCCTGTGATTTAAGTGCTATTATTCCGTCAAAGAGGGCAATTCAACGTGCAATTACAGATAAATTGGACGAAGCAAGAGAGAGGGAATTTGTAGCTAATATAGCTGAGACGCTATTTAGATAG
- a CDS encoding nitric oxide reductase activation protein NorD has product MYRFHHSSVDTNLFRLLQDMSIVLSGHPDLSFEYSYGSYIDLVDDKLTVSRTWDTATAEFQTAGLKSDVYLRAIGTLRYTDLPAIKRYISALGESSIPKFAGQLATLMEDIRLEEKIKKERPGTISVFNIRTKYYKHKFENELASHVTRGFALDELFCLIYLLLQADTPDPNFPRANQKQLDRLEKLKPELYAVFEARTTGDITKLAERIVFGLGSEYKDTVDDYFVLPIGHLEAYTKNTLFDELTRTDELANEDVEEVDEDKNEYIDEEFSTWHRENENSDRKQTFLQFELDVGTKTSIKGGGARETEDGDQAMATVQGASGQSKNNDYSDLDTLDKEESNQGKTKDNQYGEANKAAVKHDLDADKPTNEDRELYKEYLQDVEPYERKLSNIIKKTIEHKKNAPRRDLMAGRLSKKLLPLILDEKPRVFYKKNQESKEMDAAFTLLVDCSASMQGKMEETKRGIILFHEVLKSFNIPHSIIGFWEDAMEVEEDYQPNYFHRIHSFSDSLYESNGAKIMQLEPREDNRDGFSIRVAAEELERQPEKNKFLLVFSDGEPAAANYEQNGIIDTNLAVSEARKRGLEVIGLFLSDGEVEERENTMMENIYGKERVIVPSVSELPEHFAPLLKSLLLKVI; this is encoded by the coding sequence ATGTATCGTTTTCATCATTCCAGTGTGGATACAAACCTTTTTCGGCTGTTACAAGATATGTCTATAGTGCTTTCAGGTCATCCTGATCTGTCCTTTGAATATAGCTATGGATCCTATATTGACTTAGTTGATGATAAGCTGACAGTCAGTAGAACCTGGGATACGGCCACAGCGGAGTTTCAGACAGCGGGGTTAAAATCAGATGTCTATTTACGCGCCATTGGCACCCTCCGGTATACGGACCTTCCTGCAATAAAGCGTTATATATCGGCGCTTGGAGAGTCATCTATCCCTAAGTTTGCAGGACAGCTTGCTACACTTATGGAGGATATCCGACTGGAAGAAAAGATTAAAAAAGAAAGACCTGGCACGATTTCTGTTTTTAATATACGGACAAAATATTATAAACATAAATTTGAGAACGAATTAGCATCTCATGTAACACGCGGGTTCGCTCTTGATGAACTATTTTGTCTCATTTATTTATTACTTCAGGCGGACACACCAGACCCAAACTTTCCAAGAGCGAATCAAAAGCAGCTGGATCGACTGGAAAAGCTCAAACCGGAGTTATATGCCGTGTTTGAAGCAAGGACTACTGGTGATATAACCAAGCTTGCCGAACGAATTGTTTTCGGCTTGGGAAGTGAATACAAAGACACAGTGGATGATTATTTTGTTTTACCAATAGGCCATTTGGAAGCCTACACAAAAAACACCCTGTTTGATGAACTTACTAGAACGGATGAGCTTGCTAATGAAGATGTGGAAGAAGTAGATGAAGACAAAAATGAGTATATTGATGAGGAATTTTCTACCTGGCATAGAGAAAATGAAAATAGTGACCGAAAGCAAACCTTTCTTCAATTTGAATTGGATGTCGGGACGAAAACAAGTATAAAGGGTGGAGGAGCCCGAGAGACGGAAGATGGTGACCAGGCAATGGCCACGGTTCAGGGAGCTTCCGGGCAAAGTAAGAACAATGATTACTCTGACCTTGATACATTAGACAAAGAAGAGAGCAACCAGGGGAAAACGAAAGATAATCAGTATGGTGAAGCAAATAAAGCTGCAGTAAAACATGACCTCGACGCAGATAAACCAACGAATGAAGATAGAGAGCTGTACAAGGAGTATCTGCAGGATGTGGAGCCATATGAACGAAAGCTTTCCAATATTATAAAGAAAACAATCGAGCATAAGAAGAATGCACCGAGAAGAGATTTAATGGCAGGCAGGCTCTCTAAAAAGCTATTACCTCTTATCCTTGATGAAAAGCCAAGAGTGTTTTACAAAAAGAACCAAGAGTCAAAAGAAATGGATGCTGCATTTACATTACTTGTTGATTGTTCTGCTTCGATGCAGGGGAAAATGGAGGAAACGAAACGGGGAATTATTTTGTTCCATGAAGTGTTAAAATCCTTTAATATCCCACATTCGATTATCGGTTTCTGGGAGGATGCGATGGAAGTTGAAGAGGATTACCAGCCGAACTATTTTCATAGGATCCATTCCTTCTCTGACTCCCTTTACGAATCTAATGGCGCAAAAATCATGCAATTAGAGCCAAGAGAAGACAATCGAGATGGTTTTAGTATTCGCGTTGCAGCTGAAGAGTTGGAAAGACAGCCAGAAAAAAATAAATTCCTGCTCGTTTTCTCTGATGGAGAACCGGCAGCAGCCAATTATGAACAGAATGGAATTATCGATACCAATCTGGCAGTATCGGAGGCCCGAAAAAGAGGTTTGGAAGTTATTGGCTTATTTTTATCAGATGGGGAAGTAGAGGAAAGAGAGAACACCATGATGGAGAATATTTATGGAAAAGAGCGGGTAATTGTTCCATCCGTCTCTGAGCTGCCGGAACATTTTGCGCCATTATTGAAAAGTCTCTTGCTAAAAGTAATATAG
- the eis gene encoding enhanced intracellular survival protein Eis, with protein MEQPIQTLSRKNYEEIFALSQFAFQYKLSPEEMEKKKAEADRHTIWGWMEEDKIAAKLHLIPLSCYINGKELPMGGISSVATWPEYRRKGMVKHLLHHALTEMKQNGQMISYLHPFSFAFYRKFGWEHAFTEQHYTIPIEKLKKKWETSGYVRRIEPDISLLNELYSKYAIKWNGMLVRDEKWWEQRVLKGDVHIAVAYEENAQATGYIMYEVKENTVKVKELVHNSLNAHKLLLHFIGNHDSMAEKVTMVVSEGDQLPLLLDEPRFEQKVEPYFMARIVDVAAFLKAYPFTGEGAITITVEDGFFPENTGTYHVELADGTTHVTIREKQKSEQPAICSIQVLTGMLLGYRRPSDYFKAGLLTANESEIEILDQLIPEEQTFLTDFF; from the coding sequence TTGGAGCAGCCAATTCAAACGTTAAGCAGGAAGAATTATGAGGAAATTTTTGCTCTATCACAGTTCGCATTTCAGTACAAACTTTCACCGGAGGAAATGGAGAAGAAGAAGGCAGAAGCTGATCGCCATACAATCTGGGGTTGGATGGAGGAAGACAAGATTGCAGCAAAACTTCATCTCATCCCTTTATCCTGTTATATTAACGGAAAAGAGCTCCCTATGGGCGGGATTAGCTCTGTAGCAACATGGCCGGAATATCGTAGAAAAGGCATGGTGAAGCACTTGCTACATCATGCTTTGACGGAAATGAAGCAGAACGGTCAAATGATATCTTACCTGCACCCTTTTTCATTTGCCTTTTATCGTAAATTTGGCTGGGAACATGCCTTCACAGAACAGCATTACACCATTCCCATTGAGAAACTGAAGAAAAAATGGGAGACGTCAGGTTATGTGCGAAGAATTGAACCGGACATCTCTTTACTAAATGAGTTGTATTCCAAATATGCAATAAAGTGGAATGGTATGCTTGTACGTGATGAAAAATGGTGGGAACAACGTGTGTTAAAAGGCGATGTTCACATTGCAGTAGCTTATGAAGAAAATGCACAGGCAACGGGTTATATTATGTATGAGGTTAAGGAAAATACAGTCAAGGTGAAAGAGCTTGTACATAACAGCTTAAATGCTCACAAACTGTTACTTCACTTTATTGGCAATCATGATTCCATGGCTGAAAAGGTTACTATGGTTGTTTCTGAGGGCGATCAACTACCTTTATTGCTTGATGAGCCACGCTTTGAACAAAAAGTAGAGCCTTATTTTATGGCAAGGATTGTGGATGTTGCTGCTTTTTTAAAAGCATATCCTTTTACTGGAGAAGGAGCAATAACGATTACAGTGGAGGATGGCTTCTTTCCTGAAAATACAGGAACATATCATGTTGAGCTGGCAGATGGAACAACACATGTTACTATCCGTGAAAAGCAAAAGTCGGAGCAGCCTGCTATTTGTTCTATTCAAGTTCTTACAGGTATGCTGTTAGGATATAGGCGACCAAGCGATTATTTTAAAGCTGGCTTATTAACCGCCAATGAGAGTGAGATAGAAATATTGGACCAACTTATACCGGAGGAGCAGACCTTTTTAACTGACTTCTTTTAA
- a CDS encoding efflux RND transporter periplasmic adaptor subunit — protein MRRRRIILAGIIIFIGVNYLLLSLDKEHKVDRLAYVSEWLPAFQADMKEEVNKPGVLAPIEENHLYFSEETGEFQEFLMEEGAEVQVGDPLYTYRVTNYYETVAALEQQQTKLNGEVQAVEGAISDMNRYQIPRSTQGTATADTEQPSIQIELPENPVEAAMIKEQYLIEKKKELSAKEAELSSIEAQLNELESTGDSITVESPYEGVVTEISTTLEAPLVTIAGKELQAEGELTEQERSRIAEGLPVHIKVDEMAMALEGTLEKIQKTPENVSIKGKSIYPFSVVIKEDEETEQQENQENKVEQEEAGEESNDTTEELLPGYHVNLSIITDESKDATVLFEKNLHAGAVWKMNDNGKLIKQKVETGLYMASMVEITKGIKAGEWAVAERKSQFRHQATFITPLQWYKFKFKEVVSGKYDGWGKYFVTGLLSR, from the coding sequence ATGAGACGAAGAAGAATTATCTTAGCTGGAATAATTATTTTTATCGGGGTAAATTATTTACTTCTTTCTTTGGATAAAGAGCATAAAGTGGATCGGCTCGCTTATGTGAGTGAGTGGCTTCCAGCCTTTCAAGCAGATATGAAGGAAGAGGTGAATAAGCCTGGCGTGCTTGCTCCTATAGAGGAAAATCACCTTTATTTCAGTGAGGAAACAGGTGAATTTCAGGAATTTTTGATGGAGGAAGGGGCGGAAGTGCAGGTAGGTGATCCATTGTATACTTACCGTGTCACAAATTACTATGAAACCGTAGCTGCATTGGAACAACAACAAACGAAGCTGAATGGGGAGGTTCAAGCCGTGGAAGGAGCTATCTCGGATATGAATCGCTATCAAATTCCGCGTTCTACGCAAGGCACTGCAACTGCAGACACAGAGCAGCCTTCCATTCAAATAGAATTACCGGAAAACCCGGTAGAAGCAGCGATGATCAAGGAACAATACCTTATTGAAAAAAAGAAAGAGCTTTCTGCTAAAGAAGCAGAGTTGTCCAGCATAGAAGCACAATTAAATGAGTTGGAATCGACAGGAGATTCGATAACTGTAGAAAGCCCGTATGAAGGTGTGGTAACAGAGATTTCTACAACGCTTGAAGCGCCTCTGGTTACAATAGCTGGCAAGGAATTACAAGCAGAAGGGGAATTGACGGAGCAGGAGAGAAGCAGGATCGCTGAAGGTCTTCCTGTGCATATCAAAGTGGATGAAATGGCTATGGCACTGGAAGGAACACTTGAAAAAATCCAGAAAACACCAGAAAATGTCAGCATTAAAGGAAAAAGTATTTATCCGTTTTCGGTTGTGATAAAGGAAGACGAAGAAACAGAACAGCAAGAAAATCAGGAAAACAAGGTAGAGCAGGAAGAGGCCGGTGAGGAAAGTAACGATACGACAGAGGAATTATTACCCGGCTATCATGTGAATCTTTCCATTATTACAGATGAAAGTAAAGATGCGACCGTTCTCTTTGAAAAAAATCTGCATGCAGGTGCCGTATGGAAAATGAACGACAATGGAAAGCTAATAAAGCAAAAGGTAGAAACAGGTCTGTATATGGCATCGATGGTGGAAATTACAAAAGGTATCAAAGCAGGAGAATGGGCCGTGGCAGAGAGAAAAAGTCAGTTTCGCCATCAAGCCACATTTATTACCCCATTACAGTGGTATAAATTTAAGTTTAAAGAAGTCGTTTCAGGCAAATACGATGGTTGGGGTAAATATTTTGTAACAGGGTTATTATCGAGGTAA
- a CDS encoding YihY/virulence factor BrkB family protein, whose amino-acid sequence MPKMKTYGKSFITRFQEDNVPLLAAAQAYYYLLAIVPLLIVCFTIIPYFNIDPNTAVSFLEKNLPSEISSILQENIISIVDTPRGGLLTFGIIGALWSSSAGINAFIKATNEAYEVEETRNFVVVRLLALGLTLGMILALGVAILLPVFGSVILNFLESILGLSAAMSLLFQVLRWVVSIIVITLILAMLYRFAPNKKLPFKHVMPGAMTASILWLLVSLGFSFYVSNFGSYSATYGSLGGIIILMIWFFLTGLILMVGAIVNVLYHQKHTSKHASNSQRASNL is encoded by the coding sequence ATGCCTAAAATGAAAACATATGGCAAATCGTTTATAACTAGATTTCAAGAAGACAATGTACCTTTACTAGCGGCCGCACAGGCATATTATTATTTATTAGCAATTGTGCCATTATTAATCGTATGTTTTACTATAATCCCCTATTTTAATATAGACCCTAACACGGCTGTAAGCTTTTTAGAAAAAAACTTACCGAGTGAAATTAGCTCCATTTTACAGGAAAACATCATTAGTATTGTAGACACTCCTCGTGGCGGACTATTAACATTTGGTATTATTGGAGCACTATGGTCTTCTTCAGCTGGAATTAATGCTTTTATTAAAGCAACAAATGAAGCTTATGAAGTGGAGGAAACTCGCAATTTTGTTGTAGTTCGCCTCTTGGCTCTCGGATTAACGCTTGGGATGATCTTAGCATTGGGAGTAGCTATTCTGCTCCCTGTATTCGGAAGTGTTATATTAAATTTCCTAGAGTCTATTCTCGGCCTATCGGCAGCAATGAGTTTATTATTCCAAGTACTTCGCTGGGTAGTCAGTATTATTGTTATCACATTAATACTTGCGATGTTGTACAGATTCGCTCCAAATAAAAAGCTTCCATTTAAACATGTCATGCCTGGTGCAATGACTGCAAGTATCCTATGGTTACTCGTATCTCTCGGTTTTTCTTTTTATGTAAGTAACTTTGGTAGCTATTCTGCAACGTACGGTAGCTTGGGTGGTATCATTATTTTAATGATCTGGTTCTTCTTAACTGGTTTAATCTTAATGGTCGGTGCTATTGTCAATGTCTTATATCATCAAAAGCACACGAGCAAACATGCGAGCAACTCGCAGAGAGCTTCAAATTTATAA
- a CDS encoding DUF948 domain-containing protein: MEGIIYVALLLISIAFAIIVAYTSFLLYRISKTMKTMAKTVSEVEKEVESLTPRLKETIYETDKIVDDIGIKLKSTDNLFATVENVGSSMNAVNQTIHNSSDKLSKTEMERKTKPFVEGIKWSEVAFTLYSKWKSKSKNEVMVQNQSHSLVPLNKTEKEG; this comes from the coding sequence ATGGAAGGAATAATATATGTAGCACTGTTACTTATTTCAATCGCATTTGCAATTATCGTAGCCTATACATCCTTTTTATTGTATCGTATTTCCAAGACAATGAAGACGATGGCTAAAACGGTAAGTGAAGTGGAGAAGGAAGTTGAATCGCTTACCCCACGGTTGAAAGAAACTATTTATGAGACAGATAAGATCGTTGATGACATAGGTATAAAACTCAAATCAACAGATAATCTTTTCGCCACTGTAGAGAACGTGGGATCCTCAATGAACGCAGTTAATCAGACGATCCACAACAGTAGTGATAAGCTGTCAAAAACAGAAATGGAGAGAAAGACAAAGCCATTTGTAGAGGGAATTAAATGGAGTGAGGTCGCCTTCACGTTGTATTCCAAATGGAAAAGTAAATCAAAAAATGAAGTGATGGTTCAAAATCAAAGCCATTCGCTCGTGCCATTAAATAAAACAGAGAAAGAGGGATAG
- a CDS encoding DUF948 domain-containing protein, which yields MLSGIGVLLIGVAFLILAFFVAHVLNNLAGVLRGVEKTVERLPNQLDDIFKETGNLMQESNRTLADVNDKMEQLSPLFYILGDAGNVTRKFSSSLVDITESMKSKTSDTEEITKKNNVGGLYGSFALGYYWLKKRRQTKKDVTEGVSSHEQRNE from the coding sequence ATGTTGTCAGGAATTGGGGTATTACTTATTGGCGTAGCCTTTTTAATTTTAGCCTTTTTTGTAGCCCATGTGCTTAATAATTTGGCTGGTGTGCTTCGTGGAGTTGAGAAAACGGTAGAAAGACTGCCTAATCAGTTAGATGACATTTTTAAAGAAACAGGAAACCTTATGCAAGAAAGTAATCGGACATTAGCTGATGTAAACGATAAAATGGAGCAATTAAGTCCATTGTTTTATATCCTGGGGGATGCAGGGAATGTAACAAGGAAATTCTCTTCTTCCCTTGTAGATATTACCGAATCGATGAAGAGCAAAACAAGTGATACAGAAGAAATTACCAAGAAAAATAATGTCGGCGGTCTGTACGGTTCTTTTGCGTTGGGCTATTATTGGCTGAAAAAGCGTAGACAAACTAAAAAGGACGTTACCGAAGGAGTATCCTCTCATGAGCAGAGAAACGAATAA
- a CDS encoding DUF948 domain-containing protein, which translates to MDWLGIGVLVIGVALLGLVVVLIKPLNKLAGVFNGLQKTVDQLPEQVDDVMTQAKDTLETGNNTLHQVNDQVKQLSPLFYIVGDAGRATQHVSSTMVDRVMNVKEGTSEGNDFIQRNHLEGWYGLATLGYFIFQNKKGLSNNRININ; encoded by the coding sequence ATGGATTGGCTAGGTATTGGGGTGCTCGTAATAGGTGTTGCCCTTTTAGGACTTGTTGTCGTACTTATAAAACCACTTAATAAGCTAGCAGGGGTTTTCAATGGCCTGCAAAAAACAGTTGATCAGCTCCCTGAACAAGTAGATGATGTGATGACACAAGCGAAAGATACGCTAGAGACTGGCAACAATACACTTCATCAAGTAAATGACCAGGTAAAGCAATTAAGCCCTTTATTTTACATTGTAGGAGATGCCGGAAGAGCTACTCAGCATGTATCTTCCACAATGGTTGATCGTGTAATGAATGTAAAAGAAGGCACATCAGAAGGTAATGATTTCATACAACGTAATCACTTAGAAGGATGGTATGGCTTAGCAACTTTAGGTTATTTTATCTTTCAAAATAAAAAAGGCTTGAGCAACAACAGAATCAATATAAATTAA